GAAAGAGTGATGAGCTGTATCACTACTCCATCTTTTTCTATTCTGGTAAATGGAAGACCATATGGTATGATACATCCATCCAGAGGAATACGTCAAGGAGATCCATTGTCACCGTACCTGTTTCTTTTATGTGCTGAAGGATTCACTGCTTTGCTGGCTAAATCTGAACTGGAAGGGAGGATTCGAGGTGTGTCAATCTGCAGAGGAGCTCCTAGagttacaaatttattatttgcagatgattctttgttgttttgtcAAGCAACGCCGAAGGAAGGAGAAGTGATAGCAGAAATTCTTCAAACCTATGAAAGAGCTTCAGGTCAAAGTATAAATCTGGAGAAATCTTCAGCTTTCTTCAGCAGTAATACCACAGATGTTCAAAAACAACAGATGTTGCAGATCTTGGGGGTCAAGGAGGTGGTGAAGTTTGACTCTTATTTAGGGCTGCCAACTTTGCTTGGAAGGGATAAATACAATACTTTTGCTTATTTAAAAGATAGAGTATGGAAAAAATTGCAAGGTTGGAAAGGCATGTTGTTATCCAGAGCAGGGAAAGAAATTCTTATAAAAGCTGTAGCCCAATCTATACCTACATACACGATGAGTGTGTTTCAACTTCCTTTGAAATTGTGTGATGAATTGAATAATATGTGTGCtaagttttggtggggacaagtAGGCAAcgaaagaaaaattcattggaagAGTTGGGATAAATTAGCAACTTCTAAACTGGAGGGTGGTATGGGATTTCGGGATCTAAGAGCTTTTAATTTAGCGATGTTGGCTAAACAAGGGTGGAGGATGATTCAAGATACTGATTCTTTATTATCTAAGTGTTTCAAAGTGCGGTATTTTCCCCGATCATCTTTTCTTGATGCTAAAGAATCTCCGGGTTGCTCTTATGTTTGGAGGAGTTTGGTGGCAGCCTTACCTATTCTTAAAGCTGGATATTGTTGGAGGGTCGGCAATGGGAGCTCAATTAGGGTGGTTGCTGATAGGTGGATACCAAATCATCCTACAAATAAGGTGCTACATCCTAatcatgaattaatggctgagaTGGTTGTATCAGATTTGATTAATCCAGAGATAAATGCATGGAGGAGCGACATGATTCATTCAAGTTTCCATCCGGATGACGCTGAAGCAATAAATAGAATTAAGCTAAGCAGATGACGTGTTGCTGATTCAATTATATGGAGCTATAATAGGAATGGGTATTTTTCTGTGAAGTCAGCTTATATGGTGGCAAGGAGGATACAAGGGGTGGATAAGGCAGAATCATCAAATAATAGTGCAAGAAAGAAGGTCTGGTAAGTGTTATGGAATCTGAAAATTcccaataaaattaaagtatTCAGTTGGAGGGTTTGTACTGATATTTTACCCACAAGAGCTAATCTGGTCCGGAGGAGAGTAATATCGGAAGCCAAATGTCCATTATGCTTAAGGGAGGTGGAGAGTACAATCCATGCAATTTGGGGGTGTGCTGCGGTGCAAGATATTTGGGCAGGGAGTTGTCGAAAATTGCAGAAGAGGTGTGTAGCTTCCACTGATTTGCTGCAACTTATGGAATATTTAGTTGACAAGTTAATGACTGAGGAAGTGGAGCTGTTCTGGATTCAAGCTTGGCTTATATGGAACCAGAGAAACCGAGTGGTGTTTGGTGGAAATCTGATGGACCCGAGGCAATTGAATAAGAGAGCAGAGGAGTACCTGACAGAGTATAAATCAGCACAAATGCAGCTGACTGTGATGCAGCCAGAACATAATTACAGTGTGATCTGGCAGCCCCCACCATCTTCTGTATATAAATTAAACTTTGATGCAGCTATTTTTTCTGATCTGGACAGAACTGGAGTAGGAGCAATTATTCGAGACGAGCATGGTCAGGTTATGGCGGCAATGACAGCAAGTGGGCCACAGGTGCGCTCTAGTATGGAAGCAGAATTATTGGCATGTCGAAGATCATTGGAATTTGCTGTAGATGTTGGATTCAACAAGCTGATTATAGAGGGAGACAACGTAAATGTTATGCAAGCCATTTCATCGACAAAGATAGATTGTTCTTTGCTAGGCTATGTGGTGGATGATATTCGCCATTTGGTTTATTGTTTGGAGTGGGCTAGCATTAGTACTACTAGGAGGGATGGGAATAAGGTTGCACATGTTCTTGCTCAGCATGCTAGGAATTCTATAGATAATGATGTATATTGGATGGAGGATTCTCCTCCTCCGGCTGTGGAGGCCTTGGCTTACGATGTTTTGCGTTTATGAGTTTATGAATGAATGacccctttcaaaaaaaaaaaaacaaacatataaacatCCATTCACCTTCCACCacattcttctcaaaaaaaaaaaaaaaaaaggaaaaaaaaactgtccGCCACAAATTTTCAAGTGTTGTACAACACTAAAAAAGTAACTTTCTTTTTAGTCACACATTCAGTAGATTTACTATCTTTCACCAAAACATAACTTGCAATAAAAACGAAttaacagagagagagagagagagagagagagaggtgtctCCACATAGACTTACTATTGCAGCTCTACCATTCATAACTCTCTAAAAATTGTGCTATTTTATGTgtctctagcattactctttatgctttgtttgtttttggacTTTCCGTAATCGAGTTGAGAGTtgtacaaatttatttattttatttttttgagacaaggataatacataataataataataataataataataataataataatagggtGATAGAGGATAATTTGAATGGTCCCCTAGATGATTTGATAAAACTCTTTAACTCTCTGTTTATTAATATAGAGTAAGAAAATTTTAGCTTAATCCGTTTGGTGTGTAAACTAGAAACCAATTATTTCCATCATgtttttaatttacaaattactaTTCCACTCAATCACAAGTCTTACTCATATCAAGTTTTAATGCAGTGTATctgttttatattttcttttttgttttacgtgatgcattattttaaaaactacCAAGATGTAATGAGTCTTATTGgtcaatattcaatttttttttttgagggatttGTCTTTGGGTTAGCTTGATgtggtataaattttttttatttttttattttttttttattttttattttttaagtatggGGCcagtattaaatttttttttttttttgatagggcCAGTATGGGGCcagtattagttttttttttgttgctaaacaACAACATTATCATTCAACAAGCAAAACAATGGCTGTTAGCCTTACAAGCATTTGCAATTACTATAGGAAGACTATACATATTAAAACACCAAGCTCTACAAAATCTAATTGCATACTTTGCAGCCACATGGGCAGCATTATTGCAACATCTTCTAACCCAACTAAATTTACAGTTCAAAAAGAAGTTACTAAGATCAAGAATATTACTAATAGTAGTAGCAATGGACCAATGAGGTTGCAGATTAGGTATGGTAAGGGGATCAAAACAAGACTTCGCATCTCCTTCGATGATGATATGCtgccaattttccttttgtGCTAGCTGGATTACCCAATATACAGCTGCTGCTTCAGCTAGCAATGGCGAGCACCCTTCATGCTTTCTAGACCAAACTTTAAGCACCTCTCCATTTTTATTTCTAGCCACCACCGCCAAAGCAGTAGCATTTTCAGTCACAGCAGCATCCACATTGATTTTAATCCATCCATCCTCTAGAGCTTCCCAACCATTTGCGCTCTTGTCCTTGGCTACGGCCTCTTCCTTAGAAAAGGTCTTAGCATATTCCAAAGTTCTCTTCTTTATAAGTTGGGAGGCCTCCATAATGTCAATGTGGCCAGCATTGTGCAATAACTGATTCCTCATGAACCAAATTGCTTCTAGAGTGATCAACATTCTTAATGAGTCTAGCTCATTATCCTCATTATTCCTTGCTGCTACCACCCCCAAAAAGTTGTTAGGACTAACTATGAATTTGACAATATCCACATTAGTGGATATCGGTATGGAATCCGATCTCAGTCCATCACAGCTAGCAAACCACAATGCCCTGGCAACATTGCACTTAAAAAATAGATGGTAGCAACTTTCTACACTGTCACCACATAACACGCAGTTAGGATCACCTTCACCAATCCTCAGCACAATGTTTTCTTTCGTTGGGATAGCATTTTGTCCTATCCTCCACAAtagcatttttgttctttctagAGCTCTCAGCCTCCACAATTTCTGCCAAGGCACATCATATGGAGCATTGTTTGGAGATTGATCATGGGATGCTCTATGGGCTGACTTAACAGAGAAGTTGCCCTTTTGGTCTAGAACCCAAATAAGCTTGTCTGGTCTTGGGCTCAAAGGGATTTGGATCTGGATAATTGCTTGGACAGAAGTTGGGTCAAAGGTTGATTTTCCAACTACGACAACTTGCATCAATTAATTGTGATACCATCAAAGGGTTCTGGATGATGCTATCATCTTTTGGTTTAGGTTTGAACCCTTGACCCCAAGGGATCCATGGATCTAACCAAGCATTTACAGATGTACCATCACCTATCAAATAACAAGCCCCTTTTGCAATAAGCTTCTTAGCCCATTCTATTGCTTTCCACACCGGTGAAGCTCTCTTGAGAGGATTTTTCCGAAGCCAATCATTTCTAACTTTGTACTTTGCCCTAAGTATTCTCATACATAAGCTATCTCTCTTCGTGGCTATCATCCAAGCAAGTTTGGCCAATAGGGCTTGATTCACATCTTTGGCTTTTTTGAAACCCAACCCTCCTTGGCACTTTGGTTGGCACAACTTATCCCAAGCCCTCCAAGCTACGAATCTCCCTTCAACCTTTTTTGGCCTCCACAAAAATCTTCTAGTTGCTGCATCCAGTTTATCACAAATCTAATCAGGTACATTGAAAGTAGACATGGAGTAAGTGGGAATGGCCTGAGCCATAGACTTTATGAGAGTACTTCTTCCTGCCCAAGATAAACATTTACTACGCCATCCCATCAGCCTTGCTTCAAGTCTGTCTTGCAGAAATTTAAAGTCCTTTGAAGGTGCTTTAGATAGAAACAATGGTGCACCTAAATATATAGAGTCTTTCTTGAGCCCTTTCATCTTAAGtatttgtttaatttctttGCACTTTTGTTTCTGACACTGTTTGGAGAAAAACACACCAGATTTACTTCTATTTAAGCTTTGGCCAGACCAACTACAGTATGTTTCAAGGCAATGATTGATGATAGCGGCTACTCTCCTACAAGCCTTTGAAAACAAAACTATGTCATCAGCATACATCACATGAGTAATGGCAGGCCCTCCGACGCTAGCTTTTACACCACTAATGTTATGGCATCTAAACTCTTTCTCCAATAGCCTTGAGAGAATCTCTTGCcccaatataaagatatatgggGATAACGGATCTCCTTGTCTCAACCCTCTTTTCGGCTTAAGACTTGCCACCATTTATCAACACCTCAAAAGAAACTAATGTGATGCATTCCATGATCCAATTGATAAAGACCTCATTAAAACCAAACTTGATCAACACCACTTTAATGAAACTCCAATTAACTCTGTCATAGGCTTTCTAAAGATCTAGCTTTATTGTCATTAAACCCTCCTTCATTTTCCTTGCTTTAAAACTATGTAACATCTCTTGGACAATAACCTGGTTCTCAGCAATCCATCTATTATGAATAAAAGCTGACTGACAAGGGGATATAAGCTTATGTAAAACAGTCCTCAACTTAGACACTAACAACTTAGAGATAATTTtgtaaacaacattacataaaCCGATAGGTCTATAATTATTGAAAGAACAAGGGTTATCAGTTTTGGGTATAAGGACTATTAACGATTTATTTACCTCACTTGGTAGCCTACCAACTTCAAAAAATGAGGTCACTGCGTTTATCACTGTTTCCCCCACTATTGACCAAAATTCTTTGTAAAACAAAACAGGAAAACCATCGGGTCCAGGAGCCTTGAGGTCACTCATCTGAAACAACGTATTCTTGATGTCTTTTGGAGAGGGTATACTACATAACAATTGGTTCTCCACAACTGAGATGCAAGGCTGACAAGATCATCCAGTTGCTGAGGATTTTCAACCTCTTCTTCACTGAataatatcttaaaattttccAGAAAAACATTCATTATTTCCTTAGTATATGTGACCCAATTCCTAGCATTATTCTTGACTGCCTCtataatatttcttcttctacGAACAATTGTTGATAAGTGGAAGAACCTGGAGTTCTTATCCCCTTCTTTCAACCACAATTCTCTAGATTTTTACCTCTATAGAACCTCACTTCTATAAAGCCATTCATTTAGCTCATTTTGCAGACTTGTCTCCAATCTATTATTCTCTTCAGAGCTTGGATTTCCTTgaatttcctttaatttttgcaTCAATGAGCTTATCCGAGTTTGTATGTTGCCAAAAATTTCCTTATTCCACTTACAAAGTGCTTCTCTGGTAGGATCTTGTTTATTGCAAAGTCTACATAGCTGAGAACACCACACTTCTATATTCCAAGCCTATTCAATCACTTCTTGGCACCTCTCATCCCGAATCCAAGCAGCTTCAAAGTGAAAAGGACGAGGGCTGAAGCAATCATCTGGGTTTGTGTCTAAAAAGATAGGCAGATGATCTGAGTTTAATGCctttaagtgttgaacagatgCTTTCGGGAAGACTAGCCTCCAAGATATGCTAGCTAATCCCCTATCTAGTCTTTCCTTAATTGCAGCACTTCCCCATCTTCCTTTAGCCCAAGTAAACTTATTTCCTGAGTACCCCAGATCAATTGCTCCAAGATCAAACATCATCTCCTTTAAGTAATTAGGTGCTGAAGTTCCACCTTTAACTCCCCCATACTTCTCTTCAGCATTTACTATGTAATTAAATTCTCCCAAGCAAACCCATGGGCCTTGGAAGGATTCAAGGATAGCACAAAGATTTTCCCAAGCTTTCCTCTTCTTTGCGGGATATGGCAGTCCGTACAaagcttcttttattttaacagCCAAAAGATTTTTATTGAATTCCTCAACTTCTATGTTTACACCCCACTTCCACATCAAACAAAGCCCACCCGCTTTACCTTTTGCATCAACAACTAGTTTACTTGAAAATCCGATAGAATCTTTAACCTCTTCCATACGTGTCTCATTAGCTTTCGTCTCACTAAGGAACACAAAATCTGGTTTGGACCCTTTTATTTGAGCCTTTAGGGCTCGAACTATTGAGGCATTGCAGATGCCTCGACAATTCCATCCTAGGATCCTCATGACAACGACCCATATACAATTAAAGCCACATAGTGAAGAGCAAGAAATAAAAACCCCAACAACCACAAAATATTCAAAGATTAATACACTGAGAGTTAGAGAAACAGGGCTTTTACCAGTTACAGAACAGAAATTGGTCCAATTCAAAAAGTTACCCACTTCCGTGAAATTTTTGAGGACTGAAGAATCATTCACCATATACCCACACCGAATCCAGCTAGTCCAAAGTATAAAGCTATTTGTGTAAATTATGGGATAGGTAGATGGTTGGTGAATATTGAAATTTGGGTTTAGATTTAGGGAAATGCAGATAGTTAAGGAAAGGACCCACAATAAGAGTGGGTAGAGAAGTCCCACACGCTGGTGGTGGAGGCGCGCCACACAGGGGTGGAGAATAGCCACACTGGGTGGTGGAGAAGGCCACACTGAGGTGGAGGAAAAACCCACACAGAGGTGGGAGAGAAGTTAACTCCCACTCATTTCATACCCTAATACTAGATCCTTTATGGGGCCAGTATTAGTTAAGTGCGTGCAAGATTGCACTTGCATCTGTGACGCAGACCTTTGCGTATAAGGTCGGGGGATTTGAttgtgttcttcttttttttgcttgctTCAATAGCTCATGGTATCTTACATTTTAATGATTATAATTTATACAATATATAAGTCATCACTAGGTTAACATATCGTAGGATTAATTAAAACACATTCATTCTATCAAAAATTACATTAGTAGgaggaataaaaaaagaaaatcaattatgGGAGTAACAGAGAATcgtgagtatatatatatatatatatatatatatatatatatatatatatatatatatatatatatatatatatatataattcgaTTGTTATGAATTAAAATATGTAttctatttatataaattatggTAATATTGAAATTGTACACTAATATTAATTCGTACTGAAATATGGTATTGACAACTTTGTACAAGACTCTTTAATGCAAGATTGTAGTTTCAACCTTTCTTGATATTAATGTTGGGAATATGTATAAAATACAATTAAGGAATAAGATTAAATAGTTGGACAAAAACAAGGCTTAGAGATGCTAACACTTCACTATCCATAGACAAATTTTACCCCACACAAAATATACTACAAGCTTATTGTGAATATGTTCCCAATATACATCTAAGTCAAGTATTCTACAAGTAGTGATCTTGAGAGAATTCTTGtgaatttcaataaaaattgtgaaatgtAGTTACAAAATGAACACGAATCagtatttaattgattttaactTTCAGAAAGCATTATAACAATTTCTCGAACTTGAATTAATAAGGAGTTAAACcccttaaaaaaacaaattgaccTCTTGCTCATCATCTTATGCAAACGGTACTCTCTCCATTTTCAACATAATATATTACAACGTATCTTGTATATACTTGTATATAAAACAACAGTTAACACATGACGGCCAATCGAATAAGTAATTCCCTGAGGACCATATATTCATTCAAAATGGTTATTGGTTTAATTTCTTGCTTATGTTATCTGTCATTAAGGCTTGTAGAAGTTGGCTTTTAGGCCTTTGAAAGCTAAGGTCCAAGCCGCTGCAATAACTATTAAAACAGTCAAGACAATGCCAAAGCAACCTAAACCCATGTTtataaaccaaaccaaaccatttGGTCGAGGTTTCTTCATTGCAATCCACATGAAACATGGATAAGCAAAAGTTAAAGGCAATGTAGCACCTCCAACTAAAGGTGCTAGGCTTCCCAAAAATGGGAAAGtcacagaaagaaagaaagccaACCCTCCATAGAAAATGCGAAGGCATGTGCGAACCCATCTTGGGCATTGCTGATTTTTCTTGCTTGTGTATCTAACTTCCAAGTTGTCAAAAACAACCATGGCGTAAACTTGGAATGTACATAAACAGTTCACCAATACTAGTAGGTAAATTGAGGTCATAATTAACTTCGAGGTGTTTGGCCCGTGGATTTGTGAAAATGCAGTCAACAATCCTTGTCCTCCACTATACGGTACCtgtcattcataaataaataaataaataagaaaaaaatattaataataaaaataataatgaaaaaaaaataaaagtcttaCAAGTATCCAAATTAACACATTCTTTGCactatcaatttcaatttttagtccCTTAAGATCTTAGAAGTATCCAAACTAAACTTTATGTCAAACTTTCATATATCTGAGGAATGAATTGTAATCACGTGTCTTGTATGTGATcacatttattattaaaaaaaatcattttaaaataaaagtgatacaaaattatttatctCCAATTTCACCAAATTCAAGCATTTTAGTCGGAACAAAATCATCTATCTCCAATTTCCAAACTATCAATTCGTAAGTTCAGGACACCCCAAAGcaattaaaaatttcaatacCCTTTAACCTCAATTTGACAACAAAGTAGACCATAGTGGAAGGACCGTTCCTTGGGTCTAGTTGGGCCCAAGCCCAACGTCCAGTGCCACCCCAGGGAACAAGGGGAGGGAAATAGCGCAAATGGGAGAGGTaggcaaagagagagagggttaagaaatAAATTGCTTCTATCTCTTatctcaaaagaagaaaaaaagaaaaaagaaaaagaaatgaattgCTGAAACAGATAAAAGTTTAACATAGGGGTCAATTTGGATATAAATGTAATACCCCAAgggtttgaaattcaaattaaatgtACACTAACATTTTCAATTGACCTAAACCTCAGTggtgttttttcattttgacattttttataaatggattgtttgagaaaaaaatacGTCTATACCTAAAAAGAAGtgggattttttaaatttccctttttaaaatatttatattctaAAAGTGCATTTTTAAACCAGTCTCAAACACGAACTTGTTTGACTGATGAAAAAATCATGATGATTTAAATAAATCTCTTTCTTAGGAAAGTATATAACAAAtttcaataagttcaaaaaaaaaaaaaaaaagatttgctTACCTTGTTTCCGTAAGCCCAAAATCCACCTATTGCAAGGGGATATTGGCACATAGCGattactatgtatgatattgtCACCCCTGTGCACATTGACTTATAGGATGTTTGTTTTGGACTTGAAGGCAATGTTCCCTGCAAAATTAATGacattttaacttaaaattacATTCAAATCGAGATGACAAATATATCTATTCTTTTAAAGCAtagtttggtttgtttttataGTAGTGCATCACTATTATATAGGGCAGACTCCTCCCTGCTTTCACTTGAATGGTAGATTTCTAGTGAGAgggtgtgtgtatgtgtatatatttcTCATAAGGTATAAGTTCAAAATCTCTTATTAGTTTCTTTGTGAAATGCAAAATCTCTTAGACATCTTTTCCAAGCTTTAAGATTGAAGTGTTGTGTGAgtactcaaataaaaaaattgttgcatgAGTACAAATCCTTATATAGAATTTCATATTTTAGGATTTTCACATGTCCAAGTTCTATTGAATCTAAAAGGGTCGCGAGTTTGGGCTGGGCTCAGCTTTCTTACATAGTTGGATACTCTCATGTTGGATCCTAAAGTTGGGTGAAGGCACAAACCTTGACTTTATTAGCTCACAACTATTGAAGCGTATCTTACCCCAAAGCAAAGAGCTATATATGGTATAACACACTTTTcactaaaattataatttgtctAACATCATTTTCACATGGACTcgtgcataaaaaaaattattttcacgcactaattacaaattaccaatttgACAGGTTAAGAAATGTTATGCAAATAATGTATTCATAAACCATTGTTTaccctaaaaccaaaaaaaaaggtgtaattctaaactttttgaaaaggaaaaggattttttttgttagataaATATTGAGAGATGAAGAGGTGGAGTTCAAATCACTAACATGAACAACATTAAACTATCATTGGGagctgaaaagaaaaagtagaaagGATGTTAGAGATTCTAACCTGTATCTCGAGAATAACATTATGTCCTTTGAATGCAAGGGCAATGATCCCAAGCGCATTCACCACATCGCTAAATTTTTCCAT
This portion of the Castanea sativa cultivar Marrone di Chiusa Pesio chromosome 7, ASM4071231v1 genome encodes:
- the LOC142644553 gene encoding uncharacterized protein LOC142644553: MVARRIQGVDKAESSNNSARKKVCWRVCTDILPTRANLVRRRVISEAKCPLCLREVESTIHAIWGCAAVQDIWAGSCRKLQKRCVASTDLLQLMEYLVDKLMTEEVELFWIQAWLIWNQRNRVVFGGNLMDPRQLNKRAEEYLTEYKSAQMQLTVMQPEHNYSVIWQPPPSSVYKLNFDAAIFSDLDRTGVGAIIRDEHGQVMAAMTASGPQVRSSMEAELLACRRSLEFAVDVGFNKLIIEGDNVNVMQAISSTKIDCSLLGYVVDDIRHLVYCLEWASISTTRRDGNKVAHVLAQHARNSIDNDVYWMEDSPPPAVEALAYDVLRL
- the LOC142644554 gene encoding uncharacterized protein LOC142644554; the protein is MQVVVVGKSTFDPTSVQAIIQIQIPLSPRPDKLIWVLDQKGNFSVKSAHRASHDQSPNNAPYDVPWQKLWRLRALERTKMLLWRIGQNAIPTKENIVLRIGEGDPNCVLCGDSVESCYHLFFKCNVARALWFASCDGLRSDSIPISTNVDIVKFIVSPNNFLGVVAARNNEDNELDSLRMLITLEAIWFMRNQLLHNAGHIDIMEASQLIKKRTLEYAKTFSKEEAVAKDKSANGWEALEDGWIKINVDAAVTENATALAVVARNKNGEVLKVWSRKHEGCSPLLAEAAAVYWVIQLAQKENWQHIIIEGDAKSCFDPLTIPNLQPHWSIATTISNILDLSNFFLNCKFSWVRRCCNNAAHVAAKYAIRFCRAWCFNMYSLPIVIANACKANSHCFAC